Sequence from the uncultured Draconibacterium sp. genome:
TAATCGCTGGGTTCAAAGGTGTTAACAACCTGCGGAGTTCTTAACAAATTGTGGTTAGGTTTTTAGACAGTCTGACGGTCACTTGTATGTGGTCGGGCGGTCCCGATGCAATCGGGAGTGTCAGACCCGCAGGAAATTGGGCACGAGGTCTGACTTGTCAGACCGCTAAAACCCCCGCCTGCCATATACAATTTGTGTGTGCCCAGCATGAGCATGTGCACACTTTACTGTAAGCTCTGAAAAAATGTTTAAAATACAAATTTTTATTGTTAAACGTTAAAGTGTACATGAGAATTTTCCAGAGGGTGTAAGTCCCTTATGTGCCATCCGCCAGCTGGCGGATGGAAGCATTAGCAAGTGGCAAGCTGGTTGCGGGTAACTGCAGCAGTGAAGGAAGCCAACCGGCAAACTCCGGTACTGACGAACAGAAACGACATATGAGGCTATCGAAACATGGATAAGCAAGCACATCATTGTAACGTCCTATAAACTTCGGTTATGTTCGGTAGTAGATGTCGCAGCGATTGGAGGAAGGAAGATGCTCTTACCTGGGGAGATCCTGATGTCCGCCAGCTGGCGGGCCGTCAGGAAGTCAGCAGACGCCATAGTAGGTTCAGGAAACGAGCTGTCAGAAAACGGCGGAGGCCTCACAGAGGAACTGAAGGGCTGAACGCATGAGTTGTTCCAAATGTTGCAGGGAGGCATTTCCCAGCCCTGCATTAGGAGGAACAGGGAAACAAAGCATGATTCTGAGATGATTGAACAAATTCTAACGCGGAAAAACCTGTTACAGGCAATGTATAAAGTCCGGCAGAACCACGGTTCGGCAGGAGTTGACGGTATGCCGGTAACCCGCTTGTCAGACTTACTTGCTATCGACAAGAAAGAACTAACAGCTAAGGTTCGAAGCGGGAAGTATTTACCACAAGCCATTTTAGGAGTAGAGATTCCGAAAGGAAAAGGGAAAACCCGTTTACTGGGGATCCCTACAGTAACCGATCGCCTGTTACAACAGGCAGTTTTACAAGTAATCACGGCACGTTTCGAGTATGAGTTTTCGGATTCCAGTTTTGGATTCCGCCCCAACCGGAGCGTGCAACAGGCAGTACTGAAGGCAAAGGGCTACATCAACGAGGGGTTTCAGCATATCGTCGATATCGACCTGAAAACTTTCTTCGACGAAGTAAACCACTGCTACCTTCTGCAACTGCTTTACCGCAAAATCAAATGCCGCGAAACGATGCGTCTTATCCGCAAGTGGCTGCGTTCCCCGATTCAAATCAAGGGAAAACTGGTTAAACGCCGCAAAGGCGTACCGCAGGGCAGCCCGCTGAGCCCGTTACTGTCGAACATCATGCTACATGAACTCGACAGGGAACTGGAACGGCAAGGCTTTCGATTTGTTCGTTATGCTGATGACTTTAGTATTTATCTGAAAACTAAAACATCCGCCCGAAAAGTTGGGAATAACATCTATCGTTTTCTGAAACGAAAACTGAAGTTGCCCATCAACCGGGAGAAAAGCGGTATCCGTCGTCCTGTACATTTTATCCTTCTCGGTTTTGGCTTTGTGCCAACCTACCGGAAAGGTGAACGCGGCAAGTATCAACTGGTAGTATCAGAAAAGAGCTGGAGCAGTTTAAAGTACAAACTGAAAACCATCACCCGCAAGACCACCCCAATGAGTTTCGACGAGCGTATCGGAAAACTTAACGAGGTTCAGCGCGGCTGGATCAATGCTTTCCGTTTGGCAAGTATACAGATCAAACTCGCTGACCTTGACGGGTGGCTTCGCAACCGCCTCCGATATTGTATTTGGCATTACTGGAAGAAACCCGAACGAAAAAGGAAAAACCTGATTCGTTTAGGCGTCGATCCGGGAAAAGCCTATCAATGGAGCCGTTCGCGAATGGGTGGCTGGGCTATTGCCCAAAGCCCAATTCTTGGTACTACAATTACTGTTGATCGGTTGAAAATGCGGGGTTACGTTCCTTTGCTGGATCTTTACAACGAGGTGAAACCAAAATCACCGTTGTTTCCTATGACTTAGCGAACCGCCGTATACGAGACCCGTACGTACGGTGGTGTGAGAGCCTCTCCCTGCTAGCGTTTGCTGGCGGGGCGGGCTACTCGATTACAAACCGTTTTTTATTCATTTTTAATCAGTTTCAATAATTTATTTGCAATTCTAAAACAAGACTTTTTGTTTCCTGGTAAACCCATTTGTTCTATCTCAATTTTTAATAATCGCTTTGATATTTCTTTTGCACTCTCGCCATTTTTTATTGCTGAAAAAATCTGTGGCACATATCCTTGATATTCATCTCTGGGAGCAGAATCATTTATTCCAATCGGGTCCCAATCATTCCATAAAATTTCATCAGTAATTCTATAATGGAATACTTCTTTAGCTAAGTCAAGATTGTTTTTGATTTTTTTATTTCGATGAAACATTAATAAAACAGAAGTGATTTCCTCTCTTATTTTTTCAAGTTTCAACTCCGAACAAATTTTTAAGGTTAAACTTGGTATTTGCCACCCAGAATCATTGTCAAATTGGGCCAAAGCTCCTGTCGAGTTGAATGTTATTTTTGCAGTTTTCTCAGCTAAAGAGATATAATTTTTTGGTTTATAATCTTGATGGTTTAGATTAAACTTTCTAATTGCAGTAAATTGTTCATGGGCTTTTTGCCATGTCTTTGCTTCAACAATCTCAAGTAAGTCTACAACCTCTTTCGGAACACTTTTTATATGCTTATTTATTTTCGATAATATTAATCCACCCCAAAGTGGTCTCAACTCATTGGGAATATTTTCGAAAATTTCTTTTCCGAATTCTATGTCATTTTCTATATCGTATTTAGCTTCCATTTAAAATGGTTTGTAACGGTGAGTGTATGGTGTCGTAAGGGATTGCAGACTTCAAACCTATCAAATTACCACCCAAAACTGATGCGGGTGATACCGCTCGAAAACCTCTGAAACCCTTATGCACTATACACATTGTGTGTGCCCAGCATGAGCATGTGCACACTTTACTGTAAGCTCTGAAAAAATGTTTAAAATACAAATTTTTATTGTTAAACGTTAAAGTGTACATGAGAATTTTCCAGAGGGTGTAAGTCCCTTATGTGCCATCCGCCAGCTGGCGGATGGAAGCATTAGCAAGTGGCAAGCTGGTTGCGGGTAACTGCAGCAGTGAAGGAAGCCAACCGGCAAACTCCGGTACTGACGAACAGAAACGACATATGAGGCTATCGAAACATGGATAAGCAAGCACATCATTGTAACGTCCTATAAACTTCGGTTATGTTCGGTAGTAGATGTCGCAGCGATTGGAGGAAGGAAGATGCTCTTACCTGGGGAGATCCTGATGTCCGCCAGCTGGCGGGCCGTCAGGAAGTCAGCAGACGCCATAGTAGGTTCAGGAAACGAGCTGTCAGAAAACGGCGGAGGCCTCACAGAGGAACTGAAGGGCTGAACGCATGAGTTGTTCCAAATGTTGCAGGGAGGCATTTCCCAGCCCTGCATTAGGAGGAACAGGGAAACAAAGCATGATTCTGAGATGATTGAACAAATTCTAACGCGGAAAAACCTGTTACAGGCAATGTATAAAGTCCGGCAGAACCACGGTTCGGCAGGAGTTGACGGTATGCCGGTAACCCGCTTGTCAGACTTACTTGCTATCGACAAGAAAGAACTAACAGCTAAGGTTCGAAGCGGGAAGTATTTACCACAAGCCATTTTAGGAGTAGAGATTCCGAAAGGAAAAGGGAAAACCCGTTTACTGGGGATCCCTACAGTAACCGATCGCCTGTTACAACAGGCAGTTTTACAAGTAATCACGGCACGTTTCGAGTATGAGTTTTCGGATTCCAGTTTTGGATTCCGCCCCAACCGGAGCGTGCAACAGGCAGTACTGAAGGCAAAGGGCTACATCAACGAGGGGTTTCAGCATATCGTCGATATCGACCTGAAAACTTTCTTCGACGAAGTAAACCACTGCTACCTTCTGCAACTGCTTTACCGCAAAATCAAATGCCGCGAAACGATGCGTCTTATCCGCAAGTGGCTGCGTTCCCCGATTCAAATCAAGGGAAAACTGGTTAAACGCCGCAAAGGCGTACCGCAGGGCAGCCCGCTGAGCCCGTTACTGTCGAACATCATGCTACATGAACTCGACAGGGAACTGGAACGGCAAGGCTTTCGATTTGTTCGTTATGCTGATGACTTTAGTATTTATCTGAAAACTAAAACATCCGCCCGAAAAGTTGGGAATAACATCTATCGTTTTCTGAAACGAAAACTGAAGTTGCCCATCAACCGGGAGAAAAGCGGTATCCGTCGTCCTGTACATTTTATCCTTCTCGGTTTTGGCTTTGTGCCAACCTACCGGAAAGGTGAACGCGGCAAGTATCAACTGGTAGTATCAGAAAAGAGCTGGAGCAGTTTAAAGTACAAACTGAAAACCATCACCCGCAAGACCACCCCAATGAGTTTCGACGAGCGTATCGGAAAACTTAACGAGGTTCAGCGCGGCTGGATCAATGCTTTCCGTTTGGCAAGTATACAGATCAAACTCGCTGACCTTGACGGGTGGCTTCGCAACCGCCTCCGATATTGTATTTGGCATTACTGGAAGAAACCCGAACGAAAAAGGAAAAACCTGATTCGTTTAGGCGTCGATCCGGGAAAAGCCTATCAATGGAGCCGTTCGCGAATGGGTGGCTGGGCTATTGCCCAAAGCCCAATTCTTGGTACTACAATTACTGTTGATCGGTTGAAAATGCGGGGTTACGTTCCTTTGCTGGATCTTTACAACGAGGTGAAACCAAAATCACCGTTGTTTCCTATGACTTAGCGAACCGCCGTATACGAGACCCGTACGTACGGTGGTGTGAGAGCCTCTCCCTGCTAGCGTTTGCTGGCGGGGCGGGCTACTCGATTGTGTTTCCGTGCTTTATTTCCTCTGTCTGTCCGTGCGTTTGGGCAACCATACTCTTTGACAAGTTTAGGTCTGTGTGTTGGCTCCTTTGAGCGACATGGCAATGTGTATGGGTGCGAAGGGGTGGCTGTTTTATATTCATAATTCGTACTCCATTTAGTTTTTATAAGATTTCTTCTCGAAGAAGATATGCATTAACAGAACTTTTCTCAATTAAGAAATGAAGAATTATTAAAACACGTTCTTTTAAGCCTTTTTCTCTTCTAACTTTTGCCCTATTTAAATATAAAAACCTACGAATTAGTATTTCCAAATAATAAATAGTATTAATTCCCAATTTGTCACTCCATAGATTTTTATGTTTTCCTAGCATATCACTTATCCAAATGATACCATCATTTATAAACTCACTTCCAATCTGATTAAGAATTTGAGATATTGAATCTAAAACATAAACATTATCACCTAATTCTGACACAATTTTCTTATAGAATCTCTTATCTCTAGATTTAAGTGAATACCATTGCTTATCTTCTTTCCCCCACCAAGGCCAAGCAAACAAATAGCTATGAACTATTTCTTTTGTATGATAACCTCCTGTTTTTATGGTTTTAAATATTGAATTATAAAACTCATCCCAAACTAACCAAAACTGCTCATAGCTTTTTATTCTACATTCTGTTGAAATAAATTCCTCTAATAAGTATTTAGTTTCTTCACTTGAAGCAAGATTGTCTGCGAAAGGTGAAATGTAGAGAGGTATATTTTTAGAATCTAAATTTAAAATGAAGGAGCATATTTTTTTGAAGAAACGAAATCTTAGCCTAATTAAGTTACTTTCCCTTTCTTCCTTTAATAATTGCTCACAAAGAGTAGGTAGTAACTTTAAAATTAATTCATTGACGAACTTGTTCTTTGAGTCATTTGGAACTAATTGGATTATTGTATCTAAATCAATTAGCTTAAAGGAGTTTATATCAAAATCTGCTAAGTTTAACTTTGCAAAATCAACTTTGAATATGCTTTCTAATTCTTTTTCATATTTTTCAGAGAACTTTTCAATTATATAGGCTTGCGGTTTTCTATGAATGTAAGGATTATTACTATCGCCTTCCATTGTCTCGATAAATTCATTTAGTAAGGGCTTAGTTTTTAGAAAAGCAATAATAATTTTTAATGCATCTTCCTCGGACTTATCCCAAAGAGAATTAACAATTGCTTCTATTGAATAATCACAAACACGTTTATACTCACCTATTGGATACTCATCAAATAAAATGAAAAGTAAAAGTGTGTTATACTCCAACTTAGCATTAGGGAATATACTATACAACAATGGAATAGCATTTATTGCTACTTCAACACCATCTGATATTTGATATCCATAACCTTCTTTTAACGGAGCAATTGCAAAATCATGAATTATATCCCGACACAATTCAAGTTCTTTTCCATCTAAAACGTTGGAATGTTCTTTCAGAAGTACATAGCTTGCAAAAGCTGCTGTTGAAAAATCAAAATGATTGCTTTTAGCAATTTCAGGATTCAATAACTCATTGATTTCTTTAAAAACCAATTTTGGATTATTTTCATATTGGGTATACTGTGAAATATCCTGTTTTTGGTCGAACTTATTTCTACTCCATACACTTAATGCTGAGAACTTAAAATAATCAGAATACTCTGCTTGACTTTCTTCACTATACTTCTTTAACTCTGGTTCAATTTCTGGATTAAAATCAATCAATAATTTATCATCTTTTTGTTCAATTTTAGGCTTCATCTTTCGCCTATCAATCCTAGCAATTATAAGTTTTTGAGTATTATTTAATTTCTGCTTATTATGTTCATCGATTATTGCCCATATCGAATTTTGCCTTTTTTCGACTTCTTCGTCTTCGATTCCCTCTGTCTTAAAAAATTGGTAATTTAAAGCAATATTTTCTAATGATACTTTCCTCTGAGGGTCTTCTAAAGTTTTAACTCTTTCATCAGCGAAAGTTTTGTGCCTCTGATTTAAGCCATAGCCCATACCATACATAAACTTGGCATTATGCTCAGATAATACACGTTGCATATCATACGAGAATAATTGAAGGGTTTTAAAAAGTATTTCGGCTGTATCAAAATACTTATCATGATTCGCAATTACAACACTGGCAACAACTGCGGTTATTGAAGCAGATTTGGAGTTCTGTATTAAATATTTAAACCAACCTGAAAGATTGCCATTATCATCAAATTTAGCCGTTTCTAATAAGTATTTTTCTAGTGCCATATGAATACACTGTAATACTTTTGGGGTCACTGGTGAACCTGTTCCTCTATACATTGACCATATTGCATCACTTACAAATTGTTTTTGTATTTTACCATTATCAAGATGAATATCAATTAATTCAACAGTATCACCATATTTTGATTTAGAAAAAGCTTCTACAGCTTTATTTGTAAAACTTATGATGAAATCAAAAGTATCCTTTGGAGAGAAACGAAGTAACCAGTAAATAGGAGTTTGCAAAGCACTTGTAGGATAGTAATCTAAGCCATTTTTATTCAAGGAATAATATTGTTCCATAACTATTCCTCCGTAGCCAAACCTATCATCTTCTGTATTATGATTAAACCAGAATAAATCAGCTAGTTTCATGACTTCAATTGGCAACGCTTTAATGACTGGGATGTTTTCATTAGTCTTTGTAAGTACATATTTGCAAAGTTTGTTATAGGGTGAACTATGCTTATACCACTTGTTTTTAATTACTTGTTCAAATATTATGCGTAATTCTTTTGTGACTTCATTAGCTCCTTGAATTATAATTTTCACCAAGTCTGTTGATAAATCGGTATATCTATATGTTTCCTTTTCGGATGTAATATCCTCATAAAACTTTAAAGCTATTTTAGTTGAACTTCTTGTAACAATACCTTTTTTGAATTCATCATTCCATTCTTTAAGCAACGGAATTAAGAATGACACATCTTCAATTTTAAAAGATTCAAGTTCACTGTAGACCAAATTAATTATAGAATTCCACCCAGAACCCTTGGGTATTGTAAAAATATATTCTGGACTTATATCTTCATTATTATCTTTTAAAATCCTCATCAGTGATTCATTAACTTCCTTACAAGCTGTTCTTAACAAGAAAATGATTCTTTTTAAAAGTTTGAAATCATCTTTAAACAG
This genomic interval carries:
- the ltrA gene encoding group II intron reverse transcriptase/maturase — encoded protein: MIEQILTRKNLLQAMYKVRQNHGSAGVDGMPVTRLSDLLAIDKKELTAKVRSGKYLPQAILGVEIPKGKGKTRLLGIPTVTDRLLQQAVLQVITARFEYEFSDSSFGFRPNRSVQQAVLKAKGYINEGFQHIVDIDLKTFFDEVNHCYLLQLLYRKIKCRETMRLIRKWLRSPIQIKGKLVKRRKGVPQGSPLSPLLSNIMLHELDRELERQGFRFVRYADDFSIYLKTKTSARKVGNNIYRFLKRKLKLPINREKSGIRRPVHFILLGFGFVPTYRKGERGKYQLVVSEKSWSSLKYKLKTITRKTTPMSFDERIGKLNEVQRGWINAFRLASIQIKLADLDGWLRNRLRYCIWHYWKKPERKRKNLIRLGVDPGKAYQWSRSRMGGWAIAQSPILGTTITVDRLKMRGYVPLLDLYNEVKPKSPLFPMT
- the avs4 gene encoding AVAST type 4 anti-phage nuclease Avs4, producing the protein MIKLNWNIFKAKFDGQETSMFELLAYHLFCDEYNIPTGIFRFKNQTGIETEPIERDGELIGFQAKFYESKVSDNKDDIIDSIKKAKSKNKDLDKILFYLNQEFSESSTKEKKDPKYKIEIEKEAEKLNIKLLWKVQSNFEIQLAKPSILYLSEYFFSNEKSKVDSLKELGFHAKSILTPIHCDIKFKDDIIKIDRNELLIEIESQLNTSNSIIISGNGGTGKTALIKELYDRNNDKPFYIFKANEFLVKHINDLFKPYSFTFGDFLNCHENEKSKIVIIDSAERLSEIDNNEPFKEFVASLIENDWCIIFTTRNIYLDDLRFQLIHVYRLSPTNLNLENLTEEELDKLAQGYGFVIPPEIRLRRLIRNPFYLNQYLTFYSLDSQKASYSDFKINLWKIKIQNSTYTKNNLHIEREECFLSLANDRSKSGNFYSKGESYSQEALSLLQLEEIIEYSSSNSGYFITHDIYEEWALDLIIEKTYQEHKGNVDQFFKELGTSLSIRRAFRLWITNTIIINPNDVEEIIEEVIHSSIIDASWKDEVLISILLSEMSNTFFEERKVLLFKDDFKLLKRIIFLLRTACKEVNESLMRILKDNNEDISPEYIFTIPKGSGWNSIINLVYSELESFKIEDVSFLIPLLKEWNDEFKKGIVTRSSTKIALKFYEDITSEKETYRYTDLSTDLVKIIIQGANEVTKELRIIFEQVIKNKWYKHSSPYNKLCKYVLTKTNENIPVIKALPIEVMKLADLFWFNHNTEDDRFGYGGIVMEQYYSLNKNGLDYYPTSALQTPIYWLLRFSPKDTFDFIISFTNKAVEAFSKSKYGDTVELIDIHLDNGKIQKQFVSDAIWSMYRGTGSPVTPKVLQCIHMALEKYLLETAKFDDNGNLSGWFKYLIQNSKSASITAVVASVVIANHDKYFDTAEILFKTLQLFSYDMQRVLSEHNAKFMYGMGYGLNQRHKTFADERVKTLEDPQRKVSLENIALNYQFFKTEGIEDEEVEKRQNSIWAIIDEHNKQKLNNTQKLIIARIDRRKMKPKIEQKDDKLLIDFNPEIEPELKKYSEESQAEYSDYFKFSALSVWSRNKFDQKQDISQYTQYENNPKLVFKEINELLNPEIAKSNHFDFSTAAFASYVLLKEHSNVLDGKELELCRDIIHDFAIAPLKEGYGYQISDGVEVAINAIPLLYSIFPNAKLEYNTLLLFILFDEYPIGEYKRVCDYSIEAIVNSLWDKSEEDALKIIIAFLKTKPLLNEFIETMEGDSNNPYIHRKPQAYIIEKFSEKYEKELESIFKVDFAKLNLADFDINSFKLIDLDTIIQLVPNDSKNKFVNELILKLLPTLCEQLLKEERESNLIRLRFRFFKKICSFILNLDSKNIPLYISPFADNLASSEETKYLLEEFISTECRIKSYEQFWLVWDEFYNSIFKTIKTGGYHTKEIVHSYLFAWPWWGKEDKQWYSLKSRDKRFYKKIVSELGDNVYVLDSISQILNQIGSEFINDGIIWISDMLGKHKNLWSDKLGINTIYYLEILIRRFLYLNRAKVRREKGLKERVLIILHFLIEKSSVNAYLLREEIL